A DNA window from Vagococcus penaei contains the following coding sequences:
- the secG gene encoding preprotein translocase subunit SecG — protein sequence MYKLLLAIMLILSVLIIMAVLMQPSKQNSAASAFSGGASELFGKTKARGFEAFMKRATTVMGVAWILVALALTYLSSK from the coding sequence GTGTATAAACTCTTATTAGCCATTATGTTGATTTTATCCGTATTAATTATTATGGCTGTTTTAATGCAACCAAGTAAACAAAATAGTGCAGCTAGTGCTTTTTCAGGAGGCGCAAGTGAACTTTTTGGTAAGACAAAAGCTAGAGGATTTGAAGCGTTCATGAAACGTGCAACAACTGTTATGGGTGTAGCATGGATACTTGTGGCTTTAGCACTAACATACTTATCATCAAAATAA
- a CDS encoding 2-hydroxymuconate tautomerase translates to MPIVHIELLEGRTQEQKDAMVKDVTDAISKHTGAPKENVHIIISDMEKGNYAVGGVTKK, encoded by the coding sequence ATGCCAATCGTACATATTGAGTTATTAGAAGGCCGTACCCAAGAACAAAAAGATGCTATGGTAAAAGATGTGACGGATGCTATTTCAAAACATACTGGAGCACCAAAAGAAAATGTACATATCATTATTTCTGATATGGAAAAAGGAAATTATGCAGTCGGTGGCGTGACTAAAAAGTAA
- a CDS encoding glycoside hydrolase family 13 protein codes for MNVKENKWWQSAVVYQVYPRSFQDTDGDGIGDIQGIIQHLDYLEKLGITAIWLSPVYKSPNDDNGYDISDYQDIMDEFGTMADMDELIVKARERNIRIIMDLVVNHTSDEHQWFVEAKKSKDNPYRDYYIWRDPVDGQEPNDLVSTFSGSAWEYDEASGQYYLHLFSKKQPDLNWENAQVRQEVNNMMNFWLDKGVGGFRMDVIDLIGKIPDEKITGNGPKLHDYLQEMNRATFGNHDVMTVGETWGATPEIAKLYSNPERNELSMVFQFEHIGLDQQEGQHKWDLKNLEINDLKEVLSKWQTSLGEEGWNSLFWNNHDTPRIVSRWGNDGLYRERSAKALAILLHMMKGTPYIYQGEEIGMTNRPVTSIEEVEDIESVNMYHERLAEGYAKEDIITSINVKGRDNARTPMQWDDSANAGFTTGTPWLSVNPNYHEVNVAKALANPNSVFYTYQTLIKLRKDHPIVVWGDYELLEDTTNEIFAYKRHYHGQTILVVVNLSDNEQEFICKDEIKHVWLTNTVAPIDVTRTVLAPWEAFVVEL; via the coding sequence ATGAACGTTAAAGAAAATAAATGGTGGCAATCTGCCGTAGTCTATCAAGTTTATCCAAGAAGTTTTCAAGATACTGATGGTGATGGTATTGGTGATATTCAAGGAATTATTCAACATCTCGATTATTTAGAAAAGTTAGGAATTACTGCTATTTGGTTGAGTCCAGTTTATAAATCACCTAATGATGATAACGGTTATGATATTAGTGATTACCAAGATATTATGGATGAGTTCGGTACAATGGCTGATATGGATGAATTAATTGTTAAGGCTAGGGAACGTAATATTCGCATTATTATGGATTTAGTTGTTAATCATACGTCTGATGAACACCAATGGTTTGTTGAGGCTAAGAAAAGTAAGGATAATCCTTACCGTGACTATTATATTTGGCGTGATCCTGTAGATGGACAAGAGCCAAATGATTTAGTATCAACCTTTAGTGGAAGTGCTTGGGAATATGATGAAGCAAGTGGCCAATATTACTTACATTTGTTTAGTAAAAAACAACCAGATTTAAATTGGGAAAACGCGCAAGTTCGTCAAGAAGTCAATAATATGATGAATTTTTGGTTAGACAAAGGTGTCGGAGGTTTCCGAATGGACGTGATTGATTTAATTGGTAAAATTCCAGATGAAAAAATTACTGGTAACGGGCCCAAGCTACATGATTATTTACAGGAAATGAATCGTGCAACTTTTGGAAATCATGATGTCATGACAGTCGGAGAAACTTGGGGTGCAACACCTGAAATCGCAAAATTATATTCGAACCCAGAACGCAATGAATTATCAATGGTTTTCCAATTTGAACATATAGGCTTAGATCAACAAGAAGGTCAGCATAAGTGGGATTTAAAAAATCTAGAAATTAACGACTTAAAAGAGGTATTATCTAAATGGCAAACATCGCTTGGTGAAGAAGGTTGGAATAGTTTATTTTGGAATAATCATGACACACCAAGAATTGTATCACGTTGGGGAAATGACGGACTTTACCGCGAACGTTCAGCTAAAGCTTTAGCAATACTACTCCATATGATGAAGGGAACACCTTATATTTATCAAGGAGAAGAGATTGGGATGACTAATCGTCCGGTGACATCAATTGAAGAGGTTGAAGATATCGAAAGTGTCAACATGTATCATGAGCGTTTAGCAGAAGGTTACGCAAAAGAGGACATTATAACATCAATCAATGTGAAAGGTCGCGATAATGCGCGAACACCAATGCAATGGGATGATAGCGCCAATGCCGGCTTTACAACAGGAACGCCTTGGCTTTCAGTTAATCCAAATTATCATGAAGTCAATGTAGCAAAGGCTTTGGCAAATCCTAATTCGGTTTTCTATACCTATCAAACGCTTATTAAATTAAGAAAAGACCATCCAATTGTTGTTTGGGGTGATTATGAGTTGTTAGAAGATACTACTAATGAAATCTTTGCGTATAAGCGTCACTATCATGGACAAACTATTTTAGTCGTTGTTAATTTATCAGATAATGAACAAGAATTTATCTGCAAAGATGAGATAAAACATGTTTGGTTAACCAATACAGTAGCGCCAATTGATGTGACACGTACGGTTCTAGCACCATGGGAAGCGTTTGTTGTTGAACTTTAA
- a CDS encoding carbohydrate ABC transporter permease: MFLLAILTIFGPLYMTVMIAVKDPSQMSNVLKWPTTFHWENFQHAWELTDYPQKFKNTLVITVVNLIFTVFTNSLAAYAITRKRSTSKFFNALYYYFISAMFIPFNVIMLPLVKQASFFNLDNLAGIIFIYIIFGLPMNTFLYTGFIKKIPVALDEAAEIDGATPLQTFRYIIFPMLKPVHATVAILSFMWTWNDFLMPLILLSKPEQQTLQLSQYIFQGQFSTQYNLAFASYLLVILPVLLIYIFFQKWIIAGVTDGAVK, encoded by the coding sequence ATGTTTTTATTAGCTATTTTGACCATTTTTGGTCCTCTATATATGACTGTCATGATTGCAGTCAAAGACCCTAGTCAAATGTCGAATGTTTTAAAATGGCCAACAACCTTTCACTGGGAGAATTTCCAACATGCTTGGGAATTAACAGATTATCCACAAAAATTTAAAAATACGTTAGTCATTACTGTAGTTAACTTAATTTTTACTGTCTTTACGAATAGTTTAGCAGCGTATGCTATCACACGTAAACGATCAACATCTAAATTTTTTAATGCGTTATATTACTATTTTATTAGTGCCATGTTTATTCCATTTAACGTTATTATGTTGCCGTTAGTTAAACAAGCATCATTTTTTAATTTAGATAACTTGGCTGGTATTATTTTTATCTATATCATTTTTGGGTTACCGATGAACACGTTTCTTTATACTGGATTCATTAAGAAAATTCCGGTAGCGTTAGATGAGGCAGCAGAAATTGATGGTGCAACGCCATTGCAAACGTTCCGCTATATTATTTTTCCAATGCTAAAACCGGTTCATGCAACTGTTGCTATTCTAAGTTTTATGTGGACATGGAATGATTTCTTGATGCCATTAATTCTACTAAGTAAGCCAGAACAACAGACATTGCAACTATCGCAGTATATTTTTCAAGGACAATTTTCTACGCAATATAATTTAGCTTTTGCCTCGTATTTATTAGTTATTTTGCCGGTTTTATTAATTTATATTTTCTTCCAAAAATGGATTATTGCTGGTGTAACAGATGGAGCAGTCAAATAA
- a CDS encoding carbohydrate ABC transporter permease: MKRTKRIHPTFYLMVIPIALLFFVFHTIPFLEGIFYSFTDWRGYGDWNFVGLRNYLHMFVDKDIAQSYLFTFKFAIVSTILVNVIGLLIALGLNAKIKCQNFLKAVYFLPYMLGTLIVGYIFNFIFAHLVPQFGIAAGIEALSVNILGTEKAWIGMVVVTVWQSLAFTTLIYLSGLQTIDQSIYEAADIDGASGWQLFRQITFPLLAPFFTINMVLSAKGFLMAFDQIMAMTNGGPGMSTTSISLLIYKKGFTGGQFAYQSANSVILFLVVVIISIIQLRILEKREANMQ; encoded by the coding sequence ATGAAGCGAACAAAACGGATTCATCCAACTTTTTATCTGATGGTAATACCCATTGCACTATTGTTTTTTGTTTTTCATACTATTCCGTTTTTAGAAGGAATTTTTTATAGTTTTACCGATTGGCGTGGTTATGGTGATTGGAATTTTGTTGGATTACGTAACTATTTACATATGTTTGTCGATAAAGATATTGCTCAGAGCTATTTGTTTACATTTAAATTTGCTATTGTATCAACCATTCTCGTGAATGTAATTGGTTTACTGATTGCATTAGGGTTAAACGCAAAAATTAAATGTCAGAACTTTTTAAAGGCGGTTTACTTTCTACCTTATATGTTAGGTACTTTGATTGTTGGGTATATTTTTAATTTTATTTTTGCTCACCTAGTTCCCCAGTTTGGGATTGCTGCGGGGATTGAAGCTTTAAGCGTGAATATTTTAGGAACAGAAAAAGCATGGATTGGGATGGTTGTTGTAACTGTTTGGCAATCATTGGCGTTTACAACACTGATTTATTTATCTGGCTTACAAACGATTGATCAAAGTATTTATGAAGCAGCCGATATTGATGGCGCGAGTGGATGGCAATTATTTAGACAGATTACATTTCCACTACTGGCACCATTTTTTACCATTAATATGGTGTTATCAGCAAAAGGTTTCTTAATGGCATTCGACCAAATTATGGCAATGACTAATGGTGGGCCCGGTATGTCAACAACATCTATTTCATTATTAATCTATAAAAAAGGGTTCACTGGTGGACAGTTTGCTTATCAGTCAGCAAACTCTGTTATTTTATTTTTAGTGGTTGTGATTATTTCAATTATCCAGTTACGTATTTTGGAAAAAAGGGAGGCTAACATGCAATGA
- a CDS encoding ABC transporter substrate-binding protein, with protein MRQRHALILLFVVLSTFLITGCKSQESSNKKTIEVFSSKPENQLVFKEFIKEFESENPDVKVVFSSPPDAGTVLRTRLVKDDIPSVIAYGGDITYTELANVGMLEDLSTSGLADELVPAYKEMTQALQKDQSKLYGIPYAANASGVIYNVDLFKEHQQEVPKTWDEFLAVSHYFKEHGITPIEGTFKDSWTLMSIFNPLAGILTEPDFMRERQEDKTTFIKGWQQPMKQLTDIMTLTQKDAMGTSYADGTQAFAKGESAMIINGTWAIPEVKKTNESINIGIFPLPASNNQSKNVVTSGVDVMFMVGKDTNHQEESKRFIKFMMDKERATRYINDQFAFSAIKGVSQNAETLNGISPIIEEGRVTDFIDHFVPNGYDLPSLLSEFALKQTSHPDETVKNIDDSLKTMDKSYDTANFE; from the coding sequence ATGCGACAACGGCATGCACTTATTTTATTATTTGTAGTTTTAAGTACTTTTTTAATCACTGGCTGTAAGAGTCAAGAGTCATCTAATAAAAAGACCATTGAAGTATTCAGTAGTAAGCCAGAAAATCAGTTAGTTTTTAAAGAGTTTATCAAAGAATTTGAGAGTGAGAATCCTGATGTTAAGGTCGTTTTTAGTTCACCACCAGATGCAGGGACAGTTCTTAGGACACGTCTTGTCAAAGATGATATTCCAAGTGTCATTGCATACGGCGGAGATATCACTTATACCGAGTTAGCAAATGTTGGAATGTTAGAAGATTTATCAACTTCAGGATTGGCTGATGAGCTAGTTCCAGCTTATAAGGAAATGACACAGGCTTTACAAAAAGATCAAAGTAAATTGTACGGTATTCCTTATGCAGCAAATGCTTCAGGTGTCATTTATAATGTTGATTTGTTCAAAGAACATCAGCAAGAAGTTCCAAAAACGTGGGATGAATTTTTAGCCGTTAGTCACTATTTTAAAGAACACGGAATTACACCAATTGAGGGAACATTTAAAGATTCATGGACACTAATGTCAATTTTTAATCCTTTGGCCGGTATTTTGACCGAACCAGATTTCATGCGCGAACGTCAAGAAGATAAAACGACTTTTATAAAAGGTTGGCAACAGCCAATGAAACAATTAACGGATATTATGACATTGACACAAAAAGATGCTATGGGAACAAGTTATGCTGATGGAACACAAGCATTTGCTAAGGGTGAATCAGCGATGATTATTAATGGTACTTGGGCAATTCCAGAAGTTAAAAAAACAAATGAGTCAATTAACATTGGTATTTTTCCGTTACCAGCAAGTAATAATCAAAGTAAAAATGTTGTAACGAGTGGTGTTGACGTGATGTTCATGGTTGGTAAAGATACAAATCATCAAGAAGAATCGAAGCGTTTCATTAAATTTATGATGGATAAAGAGCGTGCGACACGCTACATTAATGACCAATTTGCTTTTTCTGCAATTAAAGGTGTTAGTCAAAATGCTGAAACTTTAAATGGAATCAGCCCAATTATTGAAGAAGGTCGTGTCACTGATTTTATTGATCATTTTGTACCAAATGGTTATGACTTACCATCATTATTATCTGAATTTGCTTTAAAGCAAACATCGCATCCAGATGAAACGGTTAAAAACATTGATGACAGTTTAAAGACAATGGATAAGTCATACGATACAGCAAATTTTGAGTAG
- a CDS encoding LacI family DNA-binding transcriptional regulator, producing the protein MGVDDFNGAYDMTVYLIEQGLTKLMFIAKGETPDDWAGVDAMRAAGVKQAVADYHVSLELIAAPPTYRHYQEFILSLTKRLTKDYYGVFFASDLLAIQAISEFYQHQLRIPTDVSVASFDGTPYSLYATPKLMTVYQDVNKKAELAVQLMLKALNSQERFSEHLLIDTELLLGESVKKLIK; encoded by the coding sequence GTGGGAGTTGATGATTTTAATGGGGCTTATGATATGACCGTTTACTTAATCGAACAAGGATTAACTAAGTTAATGTTTATTGCAAAAGGTGAAACACCTGATGATTGGGCGGGCGTCGATGCAATGCGTGCTGCTGGTGTTAAACAGGCGGTTGCTGATTATCACGTATCATTAGAACTAATTGCAGCACCACCAACGTATCGTCATTACCAAGAATTTATTTTATCTTTAACAAAACGTTTGACCAAAGATTATTACGGTGTTTTTTTCGCTTCGGATTTACTTGCTATACAAGCAATTTCAGAATTTTATCAGCATCAATTACGTATTCCAACTGATGTGTCAGTTGCTAGTTTTGATGGAACACCTTATTCGTTATATGCGACGCCAAAACTAATGACGGTGTATCAAGATGTCAATAAAAAAGCAGAATTAGCCGTTCAATTGATGCTTAAAGCTCTCAATTCTCAGGAACGATTCAGTGAACATCTTTTGATTGATACAGAACTTTTACTTGGAGAATCGGTTAAAAAACTAATTAAATAG
- a CDS encoding LacI family DNA-binding transcriptional regulator, whose protein sequence is MMTTIKDIANYTGVSPTTVSNVIHGRVEKVSVETKNKVERALKELNYTSNMAGRLLAKYGSKIIGVIIQDSDALKEQFYDNPYHGELIQALEYHIRESGYFLMFHRVANFEDGVKLIAMWDLEGVIISGATNSDIKNWQASVTIPIVFFRYLWEFRSATIAKCGS, encoded by the coding sequence ATGATGACAACGATTAAAGATATTGCTAACTATACAGGTGTCAGTCCAACGACGGTCTCAAATGTCATTCATGGACGTGTTGAAAAAGTGTCTGTTGAGACAAAAAATAAAGTTGAACGTGCATTAAAAGAACTTAATTATACGTCAAATATGGCTGGACGATTATTGGCAAAATATGGTTCGAAGATTATAGGTGTCATTATTCAGGATTCTGATGCATTAAAGGAACAGTTTTATGACAATCCGTATCATGGAGAATTAATCCAAGCCTTAGAGTATCATATTAGAGAGTCTGGCTATTTTTTGATGTTCCATCGGGTCGCTAATTTTGAAGATGGTGTTAAATTAATTGCTATGTGGGATTTAGAAGGTGTGATCATTTCTGGAGCAACGAATTCTGATATTAAAAATTGGCAAGCAAGTGTCACTATTCCAATTGTTTTTTTTAGATACCTATGGGAATTCAGAAGCGCAACCATTGCTAAATGTGGGAGTTGA
- a CDS encoding SpaA isopeptide-forming pilin-related protein: MKQVVRNIVKLTMLIFATVTFFGLSSQTAEAKEVNEVVKNLEILTQNDSSITPGEEVVLTGNWQLPDDDEHKSYTSGDFFTIKLPKVLEVSGDPVELVSNNGKVVYGTGIYDKSTHQYKFTFSKAIDGKYNRRGGFSFSTTLSKNVKPETKETIEVTAGKQVEKIQVTIAKQASNQKGTYAYQYSDNMFKTEDHNKNKSQEKGIKPKDGEYPWYIAVNKTANPNMNKLKLVDTVGKDSRLLKNSIKVYENYGNDKLTDVTWNGQKKRDITKFVDIKATDHGFEITLQSRIVDEKEKIRTYFHIFYSTEYTGIIGNKWVPLDNTATLVDYQTNEPVGKLSQAKQQKFISKGWGEASDGIANLTVTKIDEETGNPLEGAEFELYKGKKEPGTLVTQNQAGEPLNLVSNKDGQVTVNNLQPGPYYLKEKKAPSQYQKSDDIKIIFLRNESDETIEFSNKKEELGQITVDKEWKGNVSKDEKVAVQFGLWKKGEDKPLMIRTLDAGNKSLVFGELALDNDYIVKEIVPEGSSFSVDKSAETVTLTKEQKTGNVTFINTIEEKIKTTEVAVEKVWDVQTKDLIKPVEVAITKTVDDKTSDVKTVTLNTDNEWKTTVKDLPTSEKVEGKLVPVAYGVKELTVSKKIETTITGDATKGFTIINKEKQGTLEIIKVDANNKDKTLPSATFEITGPDGYQEKATTSKDGNIVLSGLAFGDYKVKETNAPEGYELSKKVYDVRVEEDKTGENVVQLVVENKSKLGTLEIIKVDANNKDKTLPSATFEITGPNGYQEKATTSKDGNIVLTGLAFGDYKVKETNAPEGYELSKKVYDVRVEEDKTGENVVQLVVENKSKLGTLEIIKVDANNKDKTLPSATFEITGPNGYQEKATTSKDGNIVLSGLAFGDYQVKETNAPEGYELSKKVYDVRVEEDKTGENVVQLVVENAPIIGSFQLVKVDKETRTRLPGATFTLVDALGNENQKTTDENGHIEFANLSVGQYKLYEISAPKGYIIDQDYFNVNIDLANGGVTVTIINPTTNKKVGRNSEGYIIDNTKEQKTTPSTTPSTVTTTTIETTASVDVDVIEVTDTTTTSDQSSETTDSTTTATSSTEELEVDPATTDSTTTATSSTEELEVDPATTDSTTTATSSTEELEVDPATTDSTTTATSSTEELEVDPATTDSTITATSSTEELEVDPATIDSGKGTKNQKMLPKTGETTNYLLVLVGGLSMLVALFILMRQKKYN, encoded by the coding sequence ATGAAACAAGTAGTAAGAAACATCGTAAAACTGACGATGCTCATTTTTGCGACGGTGACTTTCTTTGGTTTGTCTAGTCAGACGGCAGAAGCTAAAGAAGTGAACGAGGTTGTTAAAAATCTTGAGATTTTGACACAAAATGACAGTAGTATTACGCCGGGAGAAGAAGTTGTATTAACAGGTAACTGGCAATTACCAGATGATGATGAGCATAAGTCTTACACATCAGGTGATTTTTTTACGATTAAATTACCTAAAGTACTAGAAGTCAGCGGTGATCCTGTTGAGTTAGTAAGTAATAATGGTAAAGTGGTATATGGTACTGGTATTTACGATAAGAGTACACATCAGTATAAATTCACTTTTTCAAAAGCTATTGATGGTAAGTACAATCGTCGTGGGGGCTTTAGTTTTTCTACAACCTTAAGTAAGAATGTTAAACCTGAAACTAAAGAGACAATTGAAGTGACAGCAGGCAAACAGGTTGAAAAAATTCAAGTGACAATTGCTAAACAGGCTTCTAATCAAAAAGGCACGTATGCTTATCAATATTCTGATAATATGTTTAAAACTGAAGATCATAATAAAAATAAGTCTCAAGAAAAGGGTATAAAACCAAAAGATGGCGAGTATCCTTGGTATATTGCTGTAAATAAAACTGCTAATCCAAATATGAATAAATTAAAATTAGTTGACACTGTAGGGAAAGATAGTCGATTACTAAAAAATAGTATTAAAGTCTATGAGAACTATGGTAATGATAAATTAACAGATGTTACATGGAATGGACAAAAAAAACGCGATATTACGAAATTTGTAGATATAAAAGCAACAGATCATGGTTTTGAAATAACTCTACAATCGAGAATTGTTGATGAAAAAGAGAAAATTAGAACCTATTTCCATATTTTTTATAGTACTGAGTATACAGGTATAATCGGTAATAAATGGGTGCCTTTAGATAACACAGCAACCTTGGTTGACTATCAAACTAATGAACCAGTTGGAAAATTATCTCAAGCAAAACAACAAAAATTTATTTCAAAAGGTTGGGGAGAAGCTTCTGATGGAATTGCTAATCTAACTGTTACAAAAATTGATGAGGAAACTGGAAATCCTTTAGAAGGAGCTGAGTTTGAGCTTTACAAAGGGAAAAAAGAGCCAGGAACACTTGTGACTCAAAATCAAGCAGGTGAGCCATTAAACTTAGTTTCTAATAAAGATGGACAAGTGACAGTGAATAATCTTCAACCTGGACCTTATTATCTGAAAGAGAAAAAAGCACCTAGTCAGTATCAAAAATCAGATGATATAAAAATAATTTTTTTACGCAATGAATCTGATGAAACAATAGAATTTAGTAATAAGAAAGAAGAGCTAGGTCAAATTACTGTTGACAAAGAATGGAAAGGTAATGTCTCTAAGGATGAAAAAGTAGCAGTTCAATTTGGTTTATGGAAAAAAGGTGAGGACAAACCTTTGATGATTAGAACTTTGGATGCTGGCAATAAATCTTTAGTCTTTGGTGAATTAGCGTTAGACAATGACTATATTGTAAAAGAAATAGTACCAGAGGGTTCGTCTTTTTCAGTTGATAAATCAGCTGAAACAGTTACATTAACTAAAGAACAAAAGACTGGTAACGTGACATTTATTAATACGATTGAAGAAAAAATCAAGACAACTGAAGTAGCAGTTGAAAAAGTTTGGGATGTGCAAACAAAAGATTTAATCAAACCAGTAGAAGTTGCTATTACTAAGACTGTTGATGATAAAACATCAGATGTTAAAACAGTGACATTGAATACAGATAATGAATGGAAAACAACCGTTAAAGACTTACCAACAAGTGAAAAAGTCGAAGGTAAATTAGTCCCAGTTGCTTACGGTGTTAAAGAATTAACAGTATCGAAAAAAATCGAAACAACGATTACGGGAGATGCCACAAAGGGCTTTACAATTATCAATAAAGAAAAACAAGGTACGTTAGAAATCATCAAAGTTGATGCTAATAACAAAGATAAAACACTACCAAGTGCGACCTTTGAAATTACAGGACCAGATGGTTACCAAGAAAAAGCAACAACTAGTAAAGATGGAAATATTGTCTTAAGTGGTTTAGCGTTTGGTGATTACAAAGTCAAAGAAACAAATGCACCAGAAGGTTATGAGTTAAGTAAAAAAGTTTATGATGTTCGTGTAGAAGAAGATAAAACAGGCGAGAACGTCGTCCAATTAGTGGTAGAAAACAAATCTAAATTGGGTACGTTAGAAATCATCAAGGTTGATGCTAATAACAAAGACAAAACATTACCAAGTGCGACCTTTGAAATAACTGGACCAAATGGTTACCAAGAAAAAGCAACAACTAGTAAAGATGGAAATATTGTCTTAACTGGTTTAGCGTTTGGTGATTATAAAGTCAAAGAAACAAATGCACCAGAAGGTTATGAGTTAAGTAAAAAAGTTTATGATGTTCGTGTAGAAGAAGATAAAACAGGTGAGAACGTCGTCCAATTAGTGGTAGAAAACAAATCTAAATTGGGTACGTTAGAAATCATCAAGGTTGATGCTAATAATAAAGATAAAACATTACCAAGTGCGACCTTTGAAATTACAGGACCAAATGGTTACCAAGAAAAAGCAACAACTAGTAAAGATGGAAATATTGTCTTAAGTGGTTTAGCGTTTGGTGATTACCAAGTCAAAGAAACAAATGCACCAGAAGGTTATGAGTTAAGTAAAAAAGTTTATGATGTTCGTGTAGAAGAAGATAAAACAGGTGAGAACGTTGTCCAATTAGTGGTAGAAAATGCTCCTATTATTGGTTCATTTCAACTAGTTAAAGTTGACAAAGAGACGCGTACAAGATTGCCAGGGGCAACGTTTACTTTAGTTGATGCATTAGGAAATGAAAATCAAAAAACAACAGATGAGAATGGTCATATTGAATTTGCTAATCTATCTGTAGGTCAGTACAAGTTGTATGAAATCTCTGCTCCAAAAGGATATATTATTGATCAAGATTACTTTAATGTTAATATTGATTTAGCTAATGGTGGGGTTACCGTGACAATTATTAATCCAACGACAAATAAAAAAGTTGGTCGTAATTCAGAAGGATATATTATTGATAATACGAAAGAACAAAAAACGACACCAAGTACAACACCAAGTACTGTAACTACTACAACGATTGAGACGACAGCTTCAGTTGATGTAGATGTTATTGAAGTAACTGATACTACAACGACAAGTGACCAGTCAAGTGAAACAACAGATTCAACAACTACAGCAACAAGTAGTACGGAAGAATTAGAAGTTGATCCAGCAACAACAGATTCAACAACTACAGCAACAAGTAGTACGGAAGAATTAGAAGTTGATCCAGCAACAACAGATTCAACAACTACAGCAACAAGTAGTACGGAAGAATTAGAAGTTGATCCAGCAACAACAGATTCAACAACTACAGCAACAAGTAGTACAGAAGAATTGGAAGTTGATCCAGCAACAACAGATTCAACAATTACAGCAACAAGTAGTACGGAAGAATTGGAAGTTGATCCAGCAACGATTGATTCAGGTAAAGGTACTAAGAATCAAAAAATGTTACCAAAAACAGGTGAAACAACGAATTATCTACTTGTTTTAGTTGGTGGTCTATCTATGTTAGTGGCACTATTTATTTTAATGCGCCAAAAGAAATATAATTAA
- a CDS encoding DMT family transporter — translation MTHHIKAYLALIGQISIVGLSFLFVKEGLRYTDPFTQLSHRFIIASIGMLVVSMATKQQSTVTVKKMKDLFLLGIFYPVLFFSLQTLSLQDISTLDAGIINALNPIILLVLAIFLLRERPSSQQKMVMVLSFVGILAINLSGQQGNATFNLFGMVLMFLSVLSSGMYTITARKIAESYSTIEMTKFMLLFGAIVFTVIAFGQRLFGQVTTSYIEPLVIPNYLITILYLGLLSSLLTSALSNYALHHVKASVVALFSNLTPIIVILSGVLILKEPIKMYQVVGISLIIMPILSLALLNQFHKKTRSSES, via the coding sequence ATGACACACCATATAAAGGCGTATCTGGCATTAATTGGTCAAATTAGTATTGTTGGTTTATCTTTTTTATTTGTTAAGGAAGGGCTTCGGTACACTGACCCTTTTACACAATTGTCTCATCGATTTATTATCGCCAGCATCGGAATGCTAGTTGTTTCAATGGCGACTAAACAGCAGTCGACAGTGACAGTTAAGAAAATGAAAGACTTATTTCTATTAGGTATCTTTTACCCAGTATTATTTTTTTCTTTGCAAACATTGTCATTGCAAGATATTAGTACACTGGATGCGGGGATTATTAATGCTTTAAATCCAATTATTTTGCTTGTTTTGGCAATATTTTTATTAAGAGAACGTCCATCTAGTCAACAAAAAATGGTCATGGTACTCTCTTTTGTTGGTATTTTAGCAATTAATTTAAGTGGGCAACAAGGTAATGCAACGTTCAATCTGTTTGGAATGGTATTAATGTTTTTATCTGTTTTATCCTCAGGAATGTATACAATAACAGCGCGGAAAATAGCTGAAAGCTATTCAACAATTGAAATGACAAAGTTTATGTTACTATTTGGAGCAATCGTATTTACTGTGATTGCTTTTGGTCAGAGATTATTTGGACAAGTAACAACAAGTTATATAGAGCCACTTGTCATTCCAAACTATCTCATCACAATTCTTTACTTGGGATTATTATCGTCCTTGTTAACGTCTGCTTTGTCTAATTACGCTTTGCATCACGTCAAAGCATCCGTTGTAGCATTATTTAGTAACTTAACACCAATTATCGTTATTCTATCTGGAGTACTAATTTTAAAAGAACCGATAAAAATGTACCAAGTTGTCGGTATCTCCTTGATTATTATGCCAATTTTAAGTTTAGCTTTATTGAATCAATTTCACAAAAAAACACGCTCTAGCGAAAGCTGA